The Sorangiineae bacterium MSr11954 DNA segment AACGTCGTTCGTTCGTGCGCGACGCGGATGCGCTGCAGTCGGTGCGCTCCGAAAACGTCATCTACGTGCAGGACGCGGGCACCCTCGACGAGGCGGCCGAGACCGATACGGACCGCGACACGCTCTACGTGGTCATGGAGCTGCTCGAAGGTCGAACCTTGGCGGAGCTCATCGCCGAATCGGGGCCTCTCCCCCTGGCCGAGGCGATGGCCTATGTCCTTCAAGCGTGCAAAGGGCTCGACGAGCTGCACGCCGCGCGCATCGTTCACCGGCACGTCAAGCCGTCGAATCTTTTCCTCACGCGAGGGGCCGACGGGCAGCCGCTCATCAAGCTCTTGGACGTCGGGCTCTCGAGCATCGAGCTCGCGGTCTCCGCCGGCGACGATCCCGCGCTCGATGCGCGCCTCCTCGACGCGCTCAACTTCGCGCCGCCGGAGCGATTGGCGAGCCCGCCCTCCGCCGGCGCGCCCGCCACCGCCGATGCACGGACCGATGTGTGGTCGCTGGCGGTCACGCTCTATGTGCTCGTCACAGGCAAGCACCCGTTCCCGGGGGCGAGCGCCGCGGAGGTGCGCGATGCCATCGCGCATGCGCCGCACGCGAAGCTTTCGAGCCTCGTTCCCGATGCGCCGGAGGAGCTCGACCTCGTGTTCGATCGCGCGCTCGCCAAAAACGTCGCGTTTCGAACGGCGTCGATGGCCGACTTCGCGAGGGAGCTCGAGGCGTGTCGTTCGTCCGCGGGCGCCGCTGCGCCATCCGCGAGCGCCGCTGCGCCATCTGCGAGCGCCGCTGCGTTGTCCGCGAGCGCCGCTGCGCCGTCTGCGAGCGCCGCTGCGTTGTCCGCGAGCGCCGCGCCGTCTGCGAGCGCCGCTGCGCCGTCTGCGAGCGCCGAGCCGTCTGCGAGCGCCGAGGCGGCGGTGTCCGAAAGCGCCGATGCGCGCGCAATTGGCGCGTCGAGCGCGCCAATTGCGGGGAACGCGATCACGCAGGTGGACGCGCCGCCCGTGCCCGTGGCGCCGATCGTTGCCCTTGCATCGAACGATGCGCCTTCGGGCGACGTTATGGCGCCGGAGCAAACGTCTGCGGACTTGGAATTGGAAAAGCGTTCGCCGGAGCAAGCGCCCGCCGAAGCCGAATTGGAACGCAGCGCCGCAGCGAAAAGCGTCGCGCCGCCGCGCAGCGCGCCAACGCCAAAGCCGACACCCGCACAACCCGATTCGGAAAAGGTTGCACCCCGGGCTCCCACATTGGCGGGCCGCCCGCAACTATGGCTCGCCCTCGTCGCGGCCGTGATTCTCCTCCTCGCGGCCTTCGCCTGGTTCCGTTCGACGCCGCGCTCCCAAACCAACACCGAGCGCACCGAACCGCAATCCCCATCGCCGGTTCCGCCCCCCATTGCCCCGTCGCCATCGCCATCGCCATCGACATCACGGGAGCACGAAGACGCCGCCACGTCGTCCGCCGTTCCCGCCGTCGCAACACCGCACCGCCCCCGAAGACACTAAACGAGCGAGCCGCTGGCGCGCGCGGTTCTTCTTCCGTTACGCCATCACGGATGCTCTTTGCGAACCGTCACCGTCGGATCGTTCGGAGATTCGGTGCTGGCCGGTTTTTCGACGGAGGGCGATGTGAAGAGCTCCGCCTCTTGCAAGGTGAGGAGCGTTCCGCCGATTTCGACGACGTCGCCAAAGGTGACGGGGGAGCGTGTGCCCGGTGGAACGGCCTCGCCCTGCACCCATGTGCCGTTGGTGCTCCCGAGATCTTCGATGCAGAAGCCACCGCGGATGGCGTG contains these protein-coding regions:
- a CDS encoding protein kinase; amino-acid sequence: MVTRGAILGRKYTLEETVGEGPTGLIFAAEERFRPRRVAIKVVRLPPSIKRRSFVRDADALQSVRSENVIYVQDAGTLDEAAETDTDRDTLYVVMELLEGRTLAELIAESGPLPLAEAMAYVLQACKGLDELHAARIVHRHVKPSNLFLTRGADGQPLIKLLDVGLSSIELAVSAGDDPALDARLLDALNFAPPERLASPPSAGAPATADARTDVWSLAVTLYVLVTGKHPFPGASAAEVRDAIAHAPHAKLSSLVPDAPEELDLVFDRALAKNVAFRTASMADFARELEACRSSAGAAAPSASAAAPSASAAALSASAAAPSASAAALSASAAPSASAAAPSASAEPSASAEAAVSESADARAIGASSAPIAGNAITQVDAPPVPVAPIVALASNDAPSGDVMAPEQTSADLELEKRSPEQAPAEAELERSAAAKSVAPPRSAPTPKPTPAQPDSEKVAPRAPTLAGRPQLWLALVAAVILLLAAFAWFRSTPRSQTNTERTEPQSPSPVPPPIAPSPSPSPSTSREHEDAATSSAVPAVATPHRPRRH
- a CDS encoding FHA domain-containing protein, whose product is MVRGSGKKHASRDDQALHDAVSRGLIPKCPRLVVLWEGGEAHAAAPTEGAVTIGRDPTCDLYIAHRSVSRVHAKLHAIRGGFCIEDLGSTNGTWVQGEAVPPGTRSPVTFGDVVEIGGTLLTLQEAELFTSPSVEKPASTESPNDPTVTVRKEHP